The Pseudomonas hefeiensis genomic sequence GCCGATACCGCCGGCGATAAAAAAATAGGTGCTTGCGTCGTGTGCCAGCGGGAAGTTATTGCGAACCGCGCTAATTTCGAGCAGGTCGCCAACTCGCAGATGTGCATGAATGAACGCTGAGCCACCCCGTGACGGCTCAGACAATCCGACCCCAATTGAGTAGCTTCCGTCCGAAGGATCGTACCGGTGAACGGAGTATTGCCTGATCAGACCATTTGGCAGGCGAATATCAATGTGCGAGCCCGCGTCGGCCACAGGAAGAGGTTGACCGTCCAAGGCCAGCAAGCAGATATCCATAATGGCGTCAGCAGCTTTCACTATCGCCATCACTCGAACGCGGTTCCAGTCGCTCATCTCAGACCTCCTGGATCTTGACGGGATTGCTTATCGCCTGCTCAGCCTTATAAGCATTCGCCACCAGCCATCTAAAATACGAAAGAGCAGCATCAGCTCCGATCGGAATCATTTTGAAATCGGAAGTCAACTTCAACATGCGATCTTGCGCATGAATCATATCGCTGTCCTCCTGGAACGCTGTGACGACCTGGTTGTGGATTGCCTGCGTGACCTCGGGGTCATCAATGGCGAAATTATGAGGCTGCGAAAAGAAGTAGTGCGTGGACTCGTCCGTCTCCGGGGTCAGCGCCTGAGTGCTGCGGAACTCTGCAGCATTGACTCGATCTCCCGCCTTGGCATTGTGGCCACTGGGCTGCATTCCCGAATCCATCAGGAAGATGCTCGGCAGCACGAAATCGTAGATATTCCAACGATCAACGGGCCCCGGATAATTTTTGATTTTCTGCACGAACGGTGCAGGTTTAATACCTTCACCCCAACGCGTTACTCGTACGCCGTTCTCCAGCTTTTCGACCTGAGGTATACAAGCCGCATAGGCCTCATCACCGCCCAGCGTGTTCGGATGAACGTAGGGCAAATGTGCGAGGTCAAGCAGATTGTCCGCGATCAGCAGGTAGTTGGTGGTGTAATAGGTGTAACCCTCAAGGCTTCGCCACTCAGGGTCATCCAGCCAATGCGTATCAGGGATCTGGGACGGATCCGCCAGGCTGGCATCACCCATCCAGATCCAGATCCACTTGTGCTTCTCCACGACTGGGAAT encodes the following:
- a CDS encoding aromatic ring-hydroxylating dioxygenase subunit alpha, translated to MLLRNAWYVAAWSSEIPVDELLARTILNVPVALWRDSSGKVVAFEDRCCHRGAPLSKGRLEGDQLRCMYHGLLFDTTGRCVEIPGQERIPPQAKVRTFPVVEKHKWIWIWMGDASLADPSQIPDTHWLDDPEWRSLEGYTYYTTNYLLIADNLLDLAHLPYVHPNTLGGDEAYAACIPQVEKLENGVRVTRWGEGIKPAPFVQKIKNYPGPVDRWNIYDFVLPSIFLMDSGMQPSGHNAKAGDRVNAAEFRSTQALTPETDESTHYFFSQPHNFAIDDPEVTQAIHNQVVTAFQEDSDMIHAQDRMLKLTSDFKMIPIGADAALSYFRWLVANAYKAEQAISNPVKIQEV